One part of the Gossypium raimondii isolate GPD5lz chromosome 1, ASM2569854v1, whole genome shotgun sequence genome encodes these proteins:
- the LOC105787111 gene encoding histone deacetylase HDT1 has product MEFWGAEVKSGQNFEVELEDDGSRILHLSQVAVGEGTGDNKKLKRKETICLYLKFKNEKFFVGTLSLEKCPQIALDLALHDKFELSHTRKNGSVYFTGYYVGKSQGSDTESEEDLLEPTINLVKSVPAASDPTTTEQVTIVSSDEDEEPSDEQEPCMLVNGENDSDDAGSDEDDGEEDSSDEDQNTPENAGLSRKRPAKSSMKTPAAPKKKAKLVTPQKTVHSGADSKKAGGHTTTPHPSKKAGKTSAAAAQATQTPTSSGSIPLQVHHHIFWR; this is encoded by the exons ATGGAGTTTTGGG GTGCTGAAGTTAAAAGTGGACAGAACTTTGAGGTTGAACTAGAGGATGATGGCAGTAGGATCTTGCATCTTTCACAG GTTGCCGTTGGTGAGGGTACTGGTGataacaagaaattaaaaagaaaggaaaccATTTGTCTCtatctcaaattcaaaaatGAGAAGTTTTTCGTTGGAACACTTTCCCTAGAGAAATGCCCCCAGATAGCATTAGATTTGGCATTGCATGACAAATTTGAGCTGTCCCATACACGGAAGAATGGCAGCGTATATTTCACTGGCTATTATGTTGGTAAATCTCAAGGTAGTG ATACTGAGTCTGAAGAGGATCTCCTTGAACCTACAATAAATCTTGTAAAGTCAGTGCCTGCAGCATCTGATCCTACTACGACAGAGCAGGTTACGATTGTTAGTAGTGATGAGGATGAAGAGCCCAGTGACGAGCAG GAACCTTGCATGCTGGTTAATGGTGAGAATGATAGTGATGATGCTGGCAGTGATGAGGATGATGGTGAAGAAGACAGTTCAGATGAGGATCAAAATACTCCTGAGAAC GCTGGACTAAGCAGGAAGAGACCTGCTAAGTCATCTATGAAGACCCCTGCTGCTCCCAAAAAGAAGGCAAAGCTGGTCACTCCCCAAAAGACAG TTCATTCTGGTGCAGATAGCAAGAAAGCGGGTGGACATACTACAACCCCTCACCCTTCCAAAAAGGCTGGGAAAACATCAGCTGCTGCTGCACAGGCGACGCAGACTCCAACGTCCAGTGGTTCCATTCCCTTGCAAGTCCATCACCAC ATCTTTTGGCGCTGA